The Nesterenkonia xinjiangensis genome contains a region encoding:
- a CDS encoding sensor histidine kinase encodes MRGSVILAGAVLAIWTLVYLVTQVLVDPPLAILPTIGAGTVLTVAVVLGYPSALRGPRGRGGARVGGRAVRREERDRLEAARGVRDLAAAGRSVPLRSGLTPEAARRTAELLQPMLSGDAIAITDRQDILAFVGPGADHHRVGGEMQTRAAVRAIEKGRTVVVQDRAGLGCKVPDCALQSAVIAPLAIGSRVVGSLGVFQARMEIPPKQLVEDMATMLSLHLELAEMDRERRLATHARLDALRAQINPHFLFNILNTIASKARTRPDEARELLLRLSEFFRYAVRQEGHFAEFAQEYYFVRTYLSLEQARFGERLQVRYDIDPQVLTSRVPVLTIQPLVENAVKHGIADKKEGGTVRLRARVDPLTRTTSIRVSDDGVGMDPAVLARLMRGQDEGAGGDDEDGALSGLGSSGHAGVGLRNITERLETLFGDRYDLSISTPRGGGTVVDLRVPMT; translated from the coding sequence GGACCCGCCGCTGGCCATCCTGCCGACCATCGGCGCGGGCACGGTGCTGACCGTCGCCGTCGTGCTGGGATACCCGTCGGCGCTGCGCGGTCCGCGCGGACGCGGCGGGGCACGCGTCGGTGGCCGGGCGGTGCGCCGGGAGGAGCGGGACCGCCTGGAGGCCGCACGCGGAGTCCGGGATCTGGCCGCCGCCGGACGTTCGGTGCCGCTGCGCTCCGGGCTCACCCCTGAGGCCGCACGCCGGACGGCTGAACTGCTGCAGCCGATGCTCTCCGGGGACGCGATCGCCATCACCGACCGCCAGGACATCCTCGCCTTCGTGGGGCCCGGGGCGGACCATCACCGGGTGGGAGGTGAGATGCAGACCCGGGCGGCGGTGCGCGCCATCGAGAAGGGCCGCACCGTGGTGGTGCAGGATCGCGCCGGGCTGGGCTGCAAGGTTCCCGACTGTGCGCTGCAGTCCGCGGTCATCGCTCCGCTGGCCATCGGCTCCCGAGTGGTGGGCTCCCTGGGGGTCTTCCAGGCACGCATGGAGATCCCGCCCAAGCAGCTGGTGGAGGACATGGCCACCATGCTGTCCCTGCATCTGGAGCTGGCCGAGATGGACCGTGAGCGGCGGCTGGCCACCCACGCTCGGCTGGATGCGCTGCGCGCCCAGATCAACCCGCACTTCCTGTTCAACATCCTCAACACCATCGCCTCCAAGGCCCGCACCCGGCCAGACGAGGCGCGCGAACTGCTCCTGCGGCTCTCCGAGTTCTTCCGGTATGCGGTCCGGCAGGAGGGGCACTTCGCGGAGTTCGCCCAGGAGTACTACTTCGTGCGGACCTACCTCTCCCTGGAGCAGGCGCGGTTCGGGGAGCGGCTGCAGGTCCGCTATGACATCGATCCGCAGGTGCTGACCTCCCGGGTGCCGGTGCTGACCATCCAGCCGCTGGTGGAGAATGCGGTCAAGCACGGCATCGCGGACAAGAAGGAGGGCGGCACAGTGCGGTTGCGCGCCCGGGTGGATCCGCTGACCCGGACCACCTCCATCCGGGTCTCCGACGACGGCGTCGGCATGGACCCGGCGGTGCTCGCCCGGCTGATGCGCGGGCAGGACGAGGGCGCGGGCGGCGACGATGAGGACGGGGCGCTGTCCGGACTGGGCTCCTCCGGGCACGCCGGGGTGGGGCTGCGCAACATCACCGAGCGGCTGGAGACCCTCTTCGGGGACCGCTACGACCTCTCCATCTCGACCCCTCGCGGCGGCGGCACCGTGGTGGACCTGCGCGTGCCGATGACGTGA
- a CDS encoding TetR family transcriptional regulator, whose product MTRTSGRARKPGPRGDLSVPRVLAAATTVLERDGMDTFSLRGVARELGVAPNALYTYARSRDALLEEVADAALEHLDLTLLSPDGASPSPGPPQADPDEDQESARRRVVDFAAHVLAEFRAHPAIARVLFDRPIGGPGAYRLNESLIGAIHACGPSVPVAARISYALTALVFGHAIIEVTDDARTEWPPPPDPETSPLTVAGAVPVPEIEDVFRWSVENLLVGSGC is encoded by the coding sequence GTGACGCGAACAAGTGGGAGGGCCCGGAAACCTGGCCCGCGTGGTGACCTGTCGGTCCCGCGGGTGCTCGCCGCCGCGACCACGGTGCTCGAGCGAGACGGGATGGACACGTTCAGCCTCCGGGGCGTCGCCCGCGAGCTGGGTGTGGCGCCGAACGCCCTCTACACCTACGCACGGTCACGCGATGCACTCCTCGAAGAGGTCGCGGATGCGGCCCTGGAGCATCTTGATCTCACGCTCCTGTCCCCCGACGGTGCCAGCCCGAGCCCGGGCCCACCACAGGCCGATCCAGACGAGGACCAGGAGTCAGCACGACGGCGGGTGGTCGACTTCGCGGCCCATGTGCTGGCTGAGTTCCGTGCGCATCCGGCGATCGCGCGCGTCCTGTTCGACCGTCCGATCGGCGGTCCAGGGGCGTACCGGCTCAACGAGTCACTGATCGGCGCGATCCACGCGTGCGGACCGAGCGTTCCTGTGGCGGCGCGCATCTCCTACGCCCTGACGGCATTGGTCTTCGGCCACGCGATCATCGAGGTGACCGACGATGCCCGCACCGAATGGCCGCCCCCGCCGGACCCGGAGACGAGTCCGCTGACAGTCGCCGGGGCCGTGCCCGTCCCGGAGATCGAGGACGTATTCCGCTGGTCCGTGGAGAATCTGCTCGTCGGATCCGGCTGTTGA
- a CDS encoding CPBP family intramembrane glutamic endopeptidase — translation MESVQRTKLSAGRPSATPFVLAFAVIVMAAVALATMPVYAGADPAYLTVLTPVFQWVPFLAIVVLHAVHRSRVTQAPGDAAREAPWRLWVASGVTLRGRSSSIIVMSLVALIALVITAVVPLVASGAAGMIDLRWAEGAAMAAFLTLPVAVVFMVPVAGEELAWRGYLTSLLSRHGFAATTALIGGLWALWHLPLLAALAHVGELDGRDVVSKTIDLLLAAVLVSALRYLSGSVWPAVFAHALFNNLFQMVQYNFMEPLSAATTSGYWGYMAVSWVTWLIVDAVLVVWVYRATGGRLDR, via the coding sequence ATGGAGTCTGTACAGCGTACAAAATTGTCGGCCGGGCGTCCGAGCGCCACGCCGTTCGTCCTCGCATTCGCCGTCATCGTCATGGCCGCAGTGGCGCTGGCGACCATGCCTGTCTACGCCGGTGCGGATCCGGCCTATCTGACAGTGCTCACTCCGGTGTTCCAATGGGTGCCGTTCCTGGCGATCGTGGTCCTTCATGCCGTTCATCGCTCCCGAGTCACGCAGGCCCCGGGCGATGCGGCGCGGGAGGCCCCGTGGAGGCTCTGGGTCGCCTCCGGGGTGACGCTGCGCGGCAGGAGCAGCTCGATCATCGTGATGTCGCTCGTCGCTCTCATCGCCCTGGTGATCACCGCTGTCGTCCCGCTCGTCGCCTCGGGGGCGGCGGGGATGATCGATCTGCGCTGGGCCGAGGGCGCCGCGATGGCTGCGTTCCTGACGCTGCCGGTGGCCGTCGTGTTCATGGTCCCCGTCGCCGGAGAGGAGCTGGCATGGCGGGGCTACCTCACCTCGTTGCTGAGCCGGCACGGATTCGCTGCGACCACCGCGCTCATCGGTGGGCTGTGGGCGCTGTGGCATCTGCCGCTCCTCGCGGCTCTCGCGCATGTCGGGGAGCTCGACGGGCGCGACGTCGTCTCTAAGACCATCGACCTGCTGCTGGCGGCGGTCCTCGTCAGCGCTCTGCGCTATCTCTCCGGCAGTGTCTGGCCCGCAGTCTTCGCCCATGCCCTGTTCAACAATCTGTTCCAGATGGTGCAGTACAACTTCATGGAGCCGCTCTCGGCGGCGACGACCAGTGGCTACTGGGGGTACATGGCGGTCTCGTGGGTGACGTGGCTGATCGTGGATGCCGTGCTCGTGGTCTGGGTGTATCGCGCGACGGGCGGTCGGCTGGATCGGTGA
- a CDS encoding LytR/AlgR family response regulator transcription factor encodes MMPRALIVDDEAPAREELRYLLEEVGRVQVVGEATNGEEALVLLNSLDYDLVFLDIRMPGLSGLEVAEQLREMPHRPQVIFTTAYPDHAVEAFDLAAADYLVKPFDAERLRRAVDRALSSVAGRGERAEPGVRHDDGAPASVDAARQAVRARAAEPEPLVRIPVQKDGRTMLVDGDSIVYASAARGYSSLKLGDERVLVSFSLNELERRLQGHFFRVHRSYLVNLRYVRELVPDFRGALVLVMNDRQRSRVEVSRRHAAELRRRLGV; translated from the coding sequence ATGATGCCGCGCGCGCTGATCGTGGATGACGAGGCTCCAGCCCGCGAGGAGCTGCGGTATCTGCTCGAGGAGGTCGGGCGCGTGCAGGTGGTCGGTGAGGCCACCAACGGGGAAGAGGCGTTGGTGCTGCTGAACTCTTTGGACTACGACCTCGTCTTCCTGGACATCCGCATGCCGGGGCTCTCTGGGCTGGAGGTCGCCGAGCAGCTGCGCGAGATGCCGCATCGGCCGCAGGTCATCTTCACCACCGCCTACCCGGACCACGCGGTGGAGGCCTTCGACCTGGCCGCCGCCGACTACCTGGTCAAACCCTTCGACGCCGAGAGGCTCCGGCGTGCCGTGGACCGTGCGCTCTCCTCGGTCGCGGGGCGTGGGGAGCGTGCCGAGCCGGGAGTGCGGCACGACGACGGCGCCCCTGCCTCTGTCGACGCTGCCCGACAGGCGGTCCGGGCGCGGGCGGCCGAGCCGGAGCCGCTGGTGCGCATACCGGTGCAGAAGGATGGGCGGACGATGCTGGTGGACGGGGATTCGATCGTCTACGCGTCCGCCGCCCGGGGGTACTCCTCGCTGAAGCTCGGCGATGAGCGGGTGCTGGTCTCCTTCTCGCTGAATGAGCTCGAGCGTCGCCTGCAGGGCCACTTCTTCCGTGTCCACCGCTCGTATTTGGTGAACCTGCGCTATGTGCGCGAGCTCGTCCCGGACTTCCGCGGCGCGCTGGTGCTGGTCATGAACGACCGCCAGCGCAGTCGGGTGGAGGTCTCCCGGCGGCATGCGGCAGAGCTGCGGCGTCGCCTCGGGGTGTGA
- a CDS encoding winged helix-turn-helix domain-containing protein: MDEHKTPRPRSSAPDDLEKLPGEADLQMDSKTMKAFAHPLRMAMYSYLSDKGSATATQLAKHLDESTGQTSYHLRQLEKHGLVEEDPDRGTGRERWWKPAGFSLRAELLKGDPSQMPVAQALWQHQMQERFQTLRRWMTNVTEEPQHWIESSVDSNSTSTMSAEEMRAMRDELMEVIERHTDASEARVKASGPGDDDRRARVYLSVLPLPSPVDSREDAEGD; the protein is encoded by the coding sequence ATGGATGAGCACAAGACCCCCCGGCCGAGAAGTTCTGCGCCCGACGATCTCGAGAAGCTGCCCGGCGAGGCAGATCTGCAGATGGATTCGAAGACCATGAAGGCCTTCGCCCACCCCCTGCGGATGGCCATGTATTCGTATCTGAGCGACAAGGGATCAGCCACGGCGACCCAACTGGCCAAACACCTCGACGAGAGCACCGGGCAGACCAGCTACCACCTGCGCCAGCTGGAGAAGCACGGCCTCGTGGAGGAGGACCCGGACCGCGGCACCGGCCGGGAACGCTGGTGGAAGCCGGCCGGGTTCAGCCTGCGGGCGGAGCTGCTCAAGGGCGATCCCTCCCAGATGCCGGTGGCGCAGGCCCTGTGGCAACATCAGATGCAGGAGCGCTTCCAGACGCTGCGCCGATGGATGACCAATGTCACCGAGGAGCCGCAGCACTGGATCGAGTCCTCCGTGGACTCCAACTCCACCTCGACCATGTCCGCCGAGGAGATGCGCGCCATGCGCGACGAGCTGATGGAGGTCATCGAGCGGCACACCGACGCCTCCGAGGCACGCGTCAAAGCCTCAGGACCCGGCGACGACGACCGCCGCGCCCGCGTCTACCTCAGCGTGCTGCCGCTGCCCTCGCCCGTCGATTCACGGGAGGACGCCGAGGGAGACTGA
- a CDS encoding MFS transporter, with protein MVTMAHTTTPEQHDDGGVVAVATEVGSAGDTEAATPLRREPLGRPFNAHLATVALANLSDGILMTGIPLIAVSLTRSPQEIALLSALFWLSWLFFGLLAGAVIDRADRRRVRILALSVRVVIMVGLVAVALAGALSIAVLIGFMGLYGLTQVFADLAGRTMVPQVAPRSRLAAANGRTMAAEKIFNDFIGRPVAGLLVILGAGWVIGVPAAICVAAVLLLMFGLRGDFRAGRTGDAGPGDGDVSRAEGAQPAPDRPAPDQPAGLGPVLEGLRLVMGHRVLRPIVVMSCAANLATTAYFAVYILWVVGEGSAVGLTEAQYPLLAVAGAVGAVVGSLLVERIRIVIPEVPMMLGAFMLQVPLLVLPVLLPRFDALLIGAAVMGFFNMTGNVVAMTLLQRLVPGATLGRVIGAVTTVGFGLMPLGALLGGLVGEHLGLPAVFISAAALLGLSLLYPMLRVSQRMVDEDEHGDGSGGGPEGGPEDRPQGGGEDVPTPRNTSGGEPATAEPLNLARSVHESPSRRRRPRPRAAAERPMRLARQRAEAERSARQSALGGGVEFRWA; from the coding sequence ATGGTCACCATGGCGCACACCACCACACCGGAGCAGCACGACGACGGCGGCGTCGTCGCCGTCGCGACCGAGGTCGGCAGTGCCGGCGACACCGAGGCAGCCACTCCTCTCCGGCGCGAGCCGCTCGGCCGCCCGTTCAACGCCCATCTGGCCACCGTGGCGCTGGCGAACCTCTCCGACGGGATCCTGATGACCGGGATCCCACTGATCGCCGTCTCGCTGACCCGCTCTCCGCAGGAGATCGCGCTGCTCTCGGCCCTGTTCTGGCTCTCGTGGCTGTTCTTCGGGCTGCTGGCCGGGGCCGTCATCGACCGTGCCGACCGCCGCAGGGTCCGGATCCTGGCTCTCTCCGTGAGGGTGGTCATCATGGTGGGCCTGGTCGCGGTCGCCCTGGCCGGGGCGCTGAGCATCGCCGTGCTGATCGGCTTCATGGGTCTCTACGGACTCACCCAGGTCTTCGCAGACCTGGCCGGGCGCACCATGGTCCCGCAGGTGGCGCCGCGTTCGCGGCTGGCCGCGGCCAACGGGCGCACCATGGCCGCCGAGAAGATCTTCAACGACTTCATCGGACGCCCGGTGGCGGGACTGTTGGTGATCCTCGGCGCCGGCTGGGTGATCGGAGTGCCGGCGGCGATCTGTGTGGCGGCCGTGCTGCTGCTGATGTTCGGCCTGCGGGGTGACTTCCGGGCCGGCCGGACCGGCGACGCTGGGCCGGGTGACGGTGATGTCTCCCGGGCCGAGGGTGCCCAGCCTGCGCCCGATCGGCCTGCACCCGACCAGCCTGCCGGGCTGGGGCCGGTCCTCGAGGGCCTGCGGCTGGTCATGGGACACCGGGTGCTGCGTCCCATCGTGGTGATGTCCTGCGCCGCCAATCTGGCGACCACAGCCTACTTCGCCGTCTACATCCTCTGGGTGGTGGGGGAGGGGTCTGCCGTGGGCCTCACGGAGGCCCAGTACCCGCTGCTGGCCGTGGCGGGCGCGGTGGGCGCCGTCGTCGGCTCCCTGCTGGTGGAGCGCATACGCATCGTGATCCCTGAGGTGCCGATGATGCTTGGGGCGTTCATGCTCCAGGTCCCGCTGCTGGTGCTGCCGGTGCTGCTGCCGCGGTTCGATGCCCTGCTCATCGGTGCGGCGGTGATGGGCTTCTTCAACATGACCGGCAACGTGGTGGCGATGACGCTGCTGCAGCGGCTGGTCCCCGGTGCCACGCTGGGGCGAGTGATCGGCGCGGTCACCACGGTCGGCTTCGGGCTCATGCCGCTGGGGGCGCTCTTGGGTGGTCTGGTCGGCGAGCACCTGGGGCTGCCGGCGGTGTTCATCTCCGCGGCGGCGCTCCTGGGCCTCTCGCTGCTCTACCCGATGCTGCGGGTCAGCCAGCGGATGGTCGACGAGGACGAGCATGGGGACGGATCCGGGGGAGGGCCCGAAGGGGGACCCGAGGATAGGCCCCAGGGTGGAGGCGAGGATGTCCCCACCCCGAGAAACACGTCGGGTGGGGAGCCCGCCACCGCTGAGCCGCTGAATCTGGCTCGTAGCGTTCACGAATCCCCCAGTCGACGCCGCCGCCCACGGCCGCGCGCGGCGGCGGAGCGGCCCATGCGTCTCGCACGCCAGCGAGCCGAGGCCGAGCGAAGTGCCAGGCAGAGCGCGCTCGGGGGCGGCGTCGAGTTCCGCTGGGCCTGA
- a CDS encoding methylated-DNA--[protein]-cysteine S-methyltransferase → MSSSHTTTPITTLSHSLSHSLIDSPVGQLALVTDGQALTGVYMQEHRHTTVKSWGERVGRREAADVVQCAGKQLDEYFTGERQDFDLPLAAVGTEFQRAVWAGLREIPYGETWTYGQLAAHLGRAGASRAVGLANGRNPISIIVPCHRVIGADGSMTGYGGGVPRKEQLLALERGGQLPLDPGGQSQTDDQLPIEWGIHDHSQPESAT, encoded by the coding sequence ATGAGCTCCAGCCACACGACCACTCCGATCACCACGCTGTCCCACTCACTGTCCCACTCGCTGATCGACTCACCCGTGGGTCAGCTGGCCCTGGTGACCGACGGCCAGGCGCTGACCGGGGTGTACATGCAGGAGCACCGCCACACCACCGTGAAGAGCTGGGGCGAACGCGTAGGCCGTCGGGAGGCCGCCGACGTCGTGCAGTGCGCCGGGAAGCAGCTGGACGAGTACTTCACCGGCGAACGACAAGACTTCGACCTGCCGCTGGCCGCCGTCGGCACCGAGTTCCAGCGGGCCGTATGGGCCGGGCTGCGTGAGATTCCCTACGGAGAGACGTGGACCTACGGGCAGCTCGCCGCGCATCTGGGACGAGCGGGGGCCTCCCGGGCCGTGGGGCTGGCCAACGGCCGCAACCCGATCTCGATCATCGTGCCCTGCCACCGGGTGATCGGCGCCGACGGATCCATGACCGGCTACGGCGGCGGGGTCCCCCGCAAGGAGCAGCTGCTGGCCCTGGAGCGCGGTGGCCAGCTCCCCCTCGATCCGGGCGGGCAGAGCCAGACAGACGACCAACTCCCCATCGAGTGGGGGATTCACGACCACTCACAGCCGGAATCGGCGACTTAG
- a CDS encoding AlkA N-terminal domain-containing protein translates to MTLMLDPDACVKAVRARDARFDGRLYVGVTSTGIYCRPSCPAPPPKREHLTFHPTAAAAQRAGFRACRRCRPEASPGSPDWNIREDTAARAMRLIADGEVDRSGVEGLSAALGYSSRQVERVLREELGAGPLALARAQRASTARTLIEGTGLSFSEIAFAAGFASVRSFNETVRAVFAASPTELRGARRNGRASAIRPTPAAPHLLTLRLAYRPPLHVPSLFGHLIATAVPSVDTWHPQEAPGHPSGGVLHRAMRLPHGAGVVSLRPDDGHRGWIEAQLRLTDLRDLTSAVQRCRRMLDLDADPVGIDDALRTDEDFAPLVARLPGCRLPGSPDPEEQAFRVVLGQQISTQAAGTMGARLTRAFGEPLPEALLLPGGPTHLFPTAASLTTAEDDARWPGMPASRRATLRGLAEALTTGRLRLDVGAPWAEVRRELTALRGIGPWSVEMIALRGLGDPDAFPATDLGTRLAAEALGLPGDPRRLAGAADAWRPWRSYTTALLWASSDHAVARLPQNPSLQKETLR, encoded by the coding sequence ATGACCCTGATGCTCGACCCCGACGCCTGCGTGAAGGCCGTGCGCGCCCGTGACGCCCGCTTCGACGGGCGGCTCTACGTGGGCGTGACGAGCACCGGAATCTACTGCCGACCCAGCTGCCCTGCGCCGCCCCCGAAACGTGAGCACCTGACCTTCCATCCGACCGCCGCCGCGGCTCAGCGAGCAGGCTTCCGCGCCTGCCGCCGCTGCCGCCCCGAGGCCTCCCCCGGCTCCCCGGACTGGAACATCCGGGAGGACACCGCCGCCCGAGCGATGCGGCTGATCGCCGACGGCGAGGTGGATCGCTCGGGGGTGGAGGGACTGTCCGCCGCCCTGGGCTACAGCTCCCGGCAGGTGGAGAGGGTGTTGCGCGAGGAACTCGGCGCCGGCCCGCTCGCCCTGGCCCGTGCCCAGCGCGCCTCCACCGCGCGGACCCTGATCGAGGGCACCGGGCTGAGCTTCTCCGAGATCGCGTTCGCCGCCGGGTTCGCCTCGGTGAGGTCCTTCAACGAGACGGTGCGCGCAGTGTTCGCCGCCTCCCCCACCGAGCTGCGCGGCGCGCGCCGCAACGGCCGCGCCTCCGCGATCCGCCCGACCCCCGCGGCCCCGCATCTGCTCACCCTGCGCCTGGCCTACCGGCCCCCGCTGCATGTGCCCAGCCTGTTCGGCCACCTCATCGCCACCGCCGTGCCCAGTGTGGACACCTGGCACCCTCAGGAGGCACCCGGACATCCCTCCGGCGGTGTTCTGCACCGGGCGATGCGCCTGCCCCACGGTGCCGGCGTCGTCTCCCTGCGTCCCGACGACGGGCACCGCGGGTGGATCGAGGCGCAGCTGCGGCTCACCGACCTGCGGGACCTGACCTCGGCGGTGCAGCGCTGCCGGCGGATGCTGGACCTGGACGCCGATCCGGTGGGGATCGACGACGCCCTGCGCACCGATGAGGACTTTGCGCCGCTGGTGGCGCGCCTCCCGGGCTGCCGGCTCCCCGGGAGCCCGGACCCGGAGGAGCAAGCCTTCCGCGTGGTGCTGGGTCAGCAGATCTCCACCCAGGCCGCCGGCACCATGGGCGCCCGACTGACCCGCGCGTTCGGCGAGCCGCTGCCCGAGGCACTGCTCCTGCCCGGAGGCCCCACTCACCTGTTCCCCACCGCTGCATCACTGACCACGGCCGAGGACGATGCGCGCTGGCCCGGGATGCCAGCCTCCCGCCGAGCCACCCTGCGTGGGCTGGCCGAGGCGCTCACCACCGGAAGGCTCCGGCTCGACGTCGGTGCCCCCTGGGCGGAGGTGCGCCGCGAGCTGACGGCGCTGCGCGGCATCGGCCCCTGGAGCGTGGAGATGATCGCGCTGCGCGGGCTCGGGGACCCCGACGCCTTCCCCGCCACCGACCTGGGTACGCGCCTGGCCGCCGAGGCCCTGGGGCTCCCCGGGGATCCGCGCCGACTGGCCGGGGCAGCCGACGCGTGGCGCCCCTGGCGCTCCTACACCACCGCGCTGCTGTGGGCGAGCAGCGACCACGCCGTCGCCCGCCTGCCACAGAACCCGTCCCTACAGAAGGAGACCCTCCGATGA
- a CDS encoding PTS sugar transporter subunit IIA has protein sequence MTRVAAPCPGRVLPLTEVPDPVFSSAMVGPGIALDPAPEETTVGAPVTGKVIKVHPHAFVIQGEDGVGILVHLGINTVRLEGEGFEVLAQQGDQVTQGDPMVRWTPGNISGEGISTIIPVVALDQPADSVTPTDASEVSPGDALFDVAG, from the coding sequence TTGACCCGGGTCGCCGCACCCTGCCCCGGCCGGGTCCTTCCGCTGACGGAGGTCCCGGACCCGGTGTTCTCCTCCGCGATGGTGGGCCCCGGCATCGCCCTGGACCCGGCGCCGGAGGAGACCACCGTGGGCGCACCCGTTACGGGGAAGGTCATCAAAGTCCACCCGCACGCCTTCGTCATCCAGGGCGAGGACGGGGTGGGCATCCTGGTCCACCTGGGGATCAACACCGTCCGGCTCGAGGGAGAGGGCTTCGAAGTCCTCGCCCAGCAGGGCGACCAGGTGACCCAGGGCGACCCCATGGTGCGATGGACCCCCGGGAACATCAGCGGAGAAGGCATCTCGACGATCATCCCGGTGGTGGCGCTGGACCAGCCCGCCGACTCCGTCACCCCGACGGACGCATCAGAGGTCTCCCCAGGGGACGCCCTCTTCGACGTCGCCGGTTGA
- a CDS encoding glucose PTS transporter subunit EIIB encodes MADRAEQILAGLGGSDNIIEIEPCITRLRTEVEDASQVNEAALKAAGAHGVMISGNVVQVVVGPEADTIAEDIEDLR; translated from the coding sequence ATGGCTGACCGTGCAGAGCAGATCCTCGCCGGACTCGGAGGATCGGACAACATCATCGAGATCGAACCCTGCATCACCCGACTGCGCACCGAGGTCGAGGACGCCTCCCAGGTGAACGAGGCCGCGCTGAAGGCCGCGGGCGCCCACGGCGTGATGATCAGCGGCAACGTCGTGCAGGTCGTCGTCGGACCCGAGGCGGACACCATCGCCGAGGACATCGAGGACCTGCGTTGA
- a CDS encoding SIS domain-containing protein, which translates to MTTQMARETAEQPESLQHTIEALLDTPETLDALGALFTGRRRVLFAARGTSDNAAVYGRYLLETQAGVLGGLASPSVATHYRADLDLRDTVLVSVSQSGRTEEIVETQRWGRGRGAATVAITNGADSPLAQEADVALVTQAGDELAVPATKSYTAQLVGMVLLSVAALRQDGDVAAAAALEDQLRRAPAQAARILQARAGVDPAVETLGSHATTVVTGRGLLMGTALETALKIEETCLRPVRGYSYADLRHGPIAAVGEGVAAVVHAAADGPLSTPMVQLAQDLADRGATVIGVGGSAEFQRAVGVHVPGAELPETLAPLVNIIPMQLVVEQLSRSLGLSPDAPQGLAKVTRTDA; encoded by the coding sequence ATGACCACACAGATGGCGCGGGAGACCGCCGAGCAGCCAGAATCCCTCCAGCACACGATCGAGGCCCTCCTGGACACCCCGGAGACCCTGGACGCCCTGGGTGCCCTCTTCACCGGCCGACGTCGCGTGCTCTTCGCCGCCAGAGGAACCAGTGACAACGCCGCCGTCTACGGCCGCTACCTCCTGGAGACCCAGGCCGGGGTGCTCGGCGGACTCGCCTCCCCCAGCGTCGCCACGCACTACCGGGCCGATCTGGACCTCCGAGACACCGTGCTGGTGAGCGTCTCCCAGTCCGGCCGCACCGAGGAGATCGTGGAGACCCAGCGCTGGGGACGCGGCCGCGGCGCCGCCACTGTGGCGATCACCAACGGCGCCGACTCCCCGCTGGCCCAGGAGGCCGACGTCGCCCTGGTCACCCAGGCGGGCGATGAGCTCGCCGTGCCCGCCACGAAGTCCTACACCGCACAGCTGGTCGGAATGGTCCTGCTCAGCGTCGCCGCCCTCCGTCAGGACGGCGACGTCGCCGCCGCCGCGGCCCTGGAGGATCAGCTGCGACGAGCCCCCGCACAGGCCGCACGGATCCTGCAGGCCCGCGCCGGTGTGGACCCCGCCGTGGAGACGCTCGGCTCGCACGCCACCACCGTGGTCACCGGCCGCGGTCTGCTCATGGGCACCGCCCTGGAGACCGCGCTGAAGATCGAGGAGACCTGCCTGCGTCCGGTGCGAGGCTACTCCTACGCCGACCTGCGCCACGGCCCCATCGCCGCCGTCGGGGAAGGGGTCGCCGCCGTCGTCCACGCCGCCGCCGACGGCCCGCTGAGCACACCCATGGTGCAGCTGGCCCAGGACCTCGCCGACCGCGGGGCGACCGTCATCGGCGTCGGCGGCTCCGCGGAGTTCCAGCGAGCCGTCGGCGTCCATGTCCCTGGAGCGGAGCTGCCTGAGACACTGGCACCCCTGGTGAACATCATCCCGATGCAGCTCGTCGTCGAGCAGCTCTCCCGCTCCCTGGGACTCTCCCCCGATGCACCCCAGGGCCTGGCGAAGGTGACCCGCACCGACGCCTGA